The sequence below is a genomic window from Anaerocolumna chitinilytica.
GAAAACGCTGCGAAAAGGTAGAAGACAGTGCCTGTAATAAAAGCAGTCTGGTAAGTTATATGTAGAAAATTAAAACCCAGAAATATAAAAACATAAGCAACAATACTTCCGGATAAGCTGAAAGCGCTTATTGTTCCAAGTCTTGCTCCGAAAGATTCCTGGTTTGACAAGGACATGCCAATGGAAGGTGTAACCGGCATGACCATATGTGTGCCAAGGCTGTACATCATCATCCATATAATCATAAAAGCAAAGGTCGGGGATAACATGCCTAGACCAAGCATCCCAAGTCCAGCTGCCGCCATCCCAAACATTGCGATACGCACGTCACCCAAAAAGCTTAATGCAGCTAGAATAACCATAATAAAAAAACCTGGGGCTTCTCTTGGAACTTCCAGAAAACCTCTTGTGTTTTCCGATAATTTAAAGATATCATTTAAATAATTATTAAATATTGATGAGTTAATACCACCGCCGACACCGGCAAAAAGGCCTGCAATTAAGAAGAGATTAAAGTTTCGGTCGGAATGAAAATTTTTAAAGAATGCAAAGAGTGGCTTTTTGGCGTGCTGTAGAATTTCAGCTTGTTCATTATCCAACAACTCTGGGTCTGTATTTTTGTCTTTTTGTAATTTCATTTATTTACCAGCTTTCGTAATCGTAATTGTCAGCAATTATAACATAGATAATTACTTCTTTCAAATATAAATTCCAACCGGCAAAGGAATCAGGAGTATCAATCCTAATGCCTTGTTTCATTTTCTCTGATTCAGATTTAACTTATTAAAGAGTAGTAAAAGGTCAGAAACTTAGTGTTTAGGGTACAATAGCCTATATGCAACGGATATTTACAATGGAAAAATTATGATATTTGTTGTAGTATGTATTTAAGAAAGTAATTCATGTTTGTATTATATTTCGAACAAAAATTATTAAGGGAGGTATACTATGTGGGAATACAGGACAGAGACATTTGATTCAATTTTTGATACTAAACGTTCGCTAAAAGAAAAATGCAATGCCATACTTGAAACATGTGGTAATGAAGGTTGGGAACTTGTTAACTTTCAATGTGTTGGTGGCGCAGGTTCAATGATGATATTGGTTTTTAAAAGAGCCAAATAAAAGCAATAGTCTGCAATGAGCAAAAAGTAAAAATCCCAGGCATCCGGAAAAATATCCGGATGCCTGCTTCATTATATCCAGTATTTTAATAAGGAATTATTATGAATCTTTGTGTATAATTAGTCTATCAATCAAACTACATAAACCAATGGTAAAAGGGGGATAATTTGAGGTCACATATCAACTTAATATGCAAAGTATTTATCTTATGTTTGTGTCTAATCATTCCGTCAATTCTTTATATGGGGCACAAAGAAAATATTGAGGCAGGCACTATTCAGTTAAACTATAGCACCATTTCGCTGGTAACAGGTAATACAAAAACATTGTATGTAGCAGGCACCAAAAGTAAAGTCAGCTGGTCCTCCGGCAAAAGGTCGGTTGCTGTTGTTTCAACCGGGGGTAAAGTTACGGCGAAAGCATCCGGTACAGCGATAATTTATGCATCTGTAGCAGGAAAGAAATTATCCTGCAAAGTTATAGTAAAAGAGCCTATAAAATTAAACTACAGCTCAATTACACTTGAAAAAGGTATGGCAAAAACACTGAAAGTAACCGGTACAACAAGTAAGGTAACCTGGACAACCAGTAAAAGTACTGTTGCAGCGGTTGCTTTAGGAGGTAAAGTAACCGGGAAGAGTGAAGGAACGGCAACAATCTATGCCTCTGTATCTGGTAAAAGATTATCCAGTAAAGTAACGGTGAAGCCACCGAAAGTAACGGTAACGCCAACACCGGTGCCGACTGTAGTACCAGAAGTCAATACATCACTGAAATTAGTTGGCTATTATGCCGCATGGGCTAAATATTCCGGATTTTCACCGGATAAATTAGATGCCACTAAATTAACGCATATTAATTATGCCTTTGCCAATATCAATAGTGACCATAAAATTATTTTGGGCTATCCGGATGTTGATGCAGCTAATATCAGCCAGTTGAACCAGTTAAAACAGATAAATCCAAAACTTAAGACAATCATTGCAGTAGGGGGATGGTCCTGGTCAGATCAATTCTCAGATGCAGCATTGACTCAAGCTTCCCGAGATACCTTTGCTGACAGTGCAGTAGATTTTATTATCAAGTATGGCTTTGACGGGATTGACATTGATTGGGAGTATCCGGTTTCCGGTGGTTTGTCCACTAATATTTACAGACCGGAGGATAAATATAATTTTACTTTATTCATGAAGACTTTAAGGGAAAAGCTGGATGCCAGAGGTTTAATTGACGGAAAACATTACATTCTTTCCTTTGCGGGAGGGGCAGGGAAATGGTATGCAAATAACACTCAATTAAGTGAGTTAAGTAAGTATGTTGATTATGCTAATGTCATGACCTATGATATTAATGGTATTTGGGATTCATATACCGGGTTTAATTCACCTTTATATAGTGATGCTGCTTCTAATTCCTATGATAGTGTGGATACTGGTATAACTTCCTGGGTAAATGCCGGTTTTGAAAAGAATAAAATGATAATGGGGATTCCTTTTTATGGGTATGTCTATAAGTCAGTACCAAACAGTAATAATGGATTAAACCAGACCTTCTCCGGCGGTAGCTCTATCAGTTATGGAAACATTGCGGCTAATTATCTGAACGCAAGTGGTTATCAACATTTCTTTCACTCTACGCAAAGGGTACCCTGGTTATTTAACGGGTCTACATTCATCTCGTATGAGAATGAGCAATCCATTACAGAAAAAGCAGGCTATATTAAGAAAAATGGATTAAGCGGTGCAATGGTCTGGGAATTAAGCCAGGATCCGAACAAAATATTGTTGAATGCCTTATACCAAGGATTAAAATAATTCGGGGACCATAAACAGCAGCTATTTATTAATGCGGGACACTTTACAAGAGTGTCCCGTTATTTTTATCACTGCTTGGGCCAGTTATAGCGGAAAGAAGGTCAAGGATACCGGAAGAAAGCCTCTGTTAATCCAGAGGATTCCTGTTATGATAAAGAAAATATCTGATATTTACTTATTTAGAAGATAGAATTACCGGGTATTAAGCTGCCCTTTAAGCCAATCTGAAGATATTTTAAGTAAATATTATAATACAGGAGTTAATAATATGCAGGCATATCTATTTGTGCATTTTAAAGAAAAAAGAACCCCTGATGGTGAACAGGTATACTTTGCTCTCAGTAAAGATGGCTTTCATTGGGAAGAAGTAAACGACGGCAATCCGGTTTTATGGAGTTACTATGGGGATAAGGGAGTTAGAGATTTTACTATTATAAGAACGAAAGCTGGTAAATTTATTATTATGGCTACAGACCTAAGTCTTTCCTACGGTATGTTGAATCAATATCATAATTCTTGGGCTGAAATCAGCCGAAACGGGAGTAAAAGTCTGGTGCTATGGGAGTCTGAGGATTTAGTCCATTGGTCAGCGCAGCGAATGGTAAAATTGGGAGATGAAAACTTTGGCTGCCTGTGGGCTCCGGATATTATATATGATAAGGTACAGGATGAGTACCTGATACACTGGTCCTCTCCTCACAGCAGCAACAACTACGGTGATAAGGGCATCTATTATTCCAGAACAAAGGATTTTACCTCCTTTACAAAGGCAGAATTATTATATCAGAAGGAAGACAGTGGGGTTATTGATTCAGCCATGTATGAAGAAAAAGGAAAATATTATTTATTTCTCAAGAGTGAAAAAAACCCGGAAAAAATTATTCTGATGGAGTCAGAGATAATAACCGGTCCATTCAAAAAGTTAAAGGAGTTTGATAAGAGTATGGAGGAGCTTGCCCAGGGACTATATGAAGCACCAACAGCAGTAAAATTGGAGGACGGAAGGTGGTGTCTGTTTTTAGATTATTATGGCTGCTCAGCTGAAGAGCAGGGGTATGTACCCTTCCTTACGGATACCTTATCATCCGGCAGATTTATTCGTTCAGATCAATCCTTTTGGTTCCCCTATGGTTTTAAACATGGTACCATCCTGACGATTACCATGGAAGAATATCAAAGCTTAAAATCATTGAAAAAGAAACCTTCTGAGTATTAATACATAGACATAATATTTTTCATAATTCTATTGACAAAAGAAACTAATAGGGTTAATATACTAACAGTGTTAGATATTAATGAAGTGAGGTGAATGTATCTATGGATTATAAAGAACTTGCAATACAATTTTTGGAAAAATCATATCAGTTTCAAAAAGGCAAACATCATAAACCAATTGATGGCATAATGCATGGAGAAATCTTTGTAGTTATATTTATTGAGAAAACCGGAAGAAGCGTATTGCCAAGTGAAATCAGCAGTGAGATGGATATCAGTACAGCCCGGATTGCTGCAGCACTGAATAATCTTGAGAAAAAAGGGCTGATCACTCGCCAGATAGATGTTAACGACCGGAGAAAGATTCTGGTTGATTTAACAGCAGACGGCAGAGAGCTTGCACTGAAACACAAACAAATGGCATTAAAAGCTACTGCACATATGCTGGAATTGCTTGGCGAAGAGGATTCGAAAAATCTTATACGTATAATGGATAAACTTACAGAACTGATGCCTAAGTTCTTTGATTATGAAATGAAAGTTAGAATGGAAAAAGAATAATAATACAGCAATATCAATATTGCGGTCACTTAAGTGGCCGCAAAAAAATACCAAAAATACTAACACTATTAGTATCAAATACCATTAATAAAACAGGAGGAGTTCATATGCTTAGAATATTTAAGTATTTAAAATTAAAAGAATGGCTGCAGGCTGCCATCAGTCTTATATTCATTATTACACAGGTCTGGCTTGACCTTAAGCTGCCGGATTATATGGCAGGAATTACGAAACTGGTACAGATGCCCGGCAGTAAGATGAGTGATATTTGGGAGCAAGGTATTTATATGCTTCTATGTGCTTTTGGAAGTGTTATTTCTGCAATCATTGTAGGTTTTTTTGCTGCTCGGATAGCAGCCTCCTTTTCACAGAGACTTCGCAGTATGCTGTTTTCCAAAGTGGATTCCTTTTCCATGGAGGAAATCAACCGTTTTTCTACTTCAAGTCTGATAACACGTTCTACAAATGATATTACACAGATACAAATGCTTGTTACTATGGGTCTGCAAATGATAATAAAAGCACCAATTATGGCTGTTTGGGCTATTACCAAAATTGCAGGCAAGGGTTTCGAATGGTCACTGGCTACAGGAGCGGCAGTATTGGTTCTGGTTGTTATGATTGCGTTTATCATGGTTTTTGTTATCCCTAAGTTTAAAAAAATGCAGATGCTTACAGATAACCTGAATCAGGTCACCAGGGAGAATCTGACAGGGCTTCGTGTGGTTCGTGCATACAATGCTGAAAATTATCAGGAAGAGAAGTTTGAGAAGGCGAATGATGAATTAACCGGAACACAGCTTTATACTAGTCGTGGAATGGCAGTTATGATGCCGGTAATGAGTATGATTATGAGCGGTATATCCCTTGCCATTTACTGGATTGGAGCTTATTTAATCGACGGTGCACAGGCAATGGATAAGCTGACAATATTCTCAAATATGGTGGTATTCTCTTCCTATGCCGTACAGGTAATTATGTCCTTCATGATGTTGATCATGCTCTTTATCCTTATGCCTAGAGCTACTGTATCGGCCAGACGTATTAATGAGGTGTTAGATACTCAGCCGACTATCTTAGATGGCCTTCTGACGGAAGGGAACCTAAGTCTTACCGGTGAAGTGGAATTTAAAAATGTAAGCTTTCGTTATCCCGGCGCAGCAGAATATGTACTGCAGGATGTCAGCTTTTCCGTAAAAAAAGGTGAGACCATCGCATTTATTGGTTCTACAGGCAGCGGTAAAAGTACATTGATAAATCTGGTTCCCCGTTTCTTTGATGCCACGGAAGGGGAGGTGCTGATTGACGGGATCAATGTGAAAGATTATAAAGGTGAAGCTTTGTATAATAAAATAGGCTATGTTCCGCAAAAAGCAGTGTTATTCCGCGGCAGAGTAAGCTCAAATGTGGCATATGGGGAGAATGGTAAAGAACCTGCTACGATAGAGCAGATTAAACAGGCTGTATCAATAGCACAGGGATCTGACTTTGTAGAAGCAATGGATGGCGGATATAATGCAGACATTTCACAAGGCGGCAAGAATGTTTCAGGCGGTCAGAAACAAAGGCTTGCTATTGCCCGTGCAGTAAGCCGAAAACCGGAAATCTATATTTTTGATGACAGCTTTTCAGCCTTGGATTACAAAACGGACCGTGTGCTAAGGAGTGCTTTGAAAAAAGAAACCTCCGGAGTTACCAGTATGATCATAGCACAGCGAATCGGGACAATTATAGATGCAGATAAGATTATTGTTTTGGACGAAGGCAGGGTTGTTGGTGAGGGTACCCATAAAGAACTACTGACAACCTGTCAGGTATATAAGGAAATTGCAATGTCACAGCTTAGTGAGGAGGAACTGGCATAATGAGTGAGAATATCAAAAGAAAACAAAAGACAATGAATAGCAAGAATACCCTAGGGGGCAATAGGCAAATGAATAATAAAGGAACAATGAATGGTCCCGGAGGAATGGGAGGAATGGGAGGAGCAGTTGAGAAGTCCCAGGATTTTAAAGGTACATGGATTAAGCTGATTCAATATTGTAAAGAATATCTTCCTGTTATTATCTTTGCATTAGTGGCAGCAGCTATCGGTACAGTGCTGCAGATTATTGGTCCTGATAGATTAAAAGATATGACCAATGAGATTGCAAAAGGGTTACCGGCCTTAATAAATGGGAAAGCGGTGATAGGGGTAATTAATATGGACAGGGTAGTCCGTATTGCATCCTTGCTCGTATGTTTTTATGCCGGCTCTGCCCTGTTGAATTTTACACAAAGTTATATAATGGCTACGGTTACGCAGAAAATATCCAAAACCATGCGCACCGATATTTCACAAAAAATTAACCGGCTGCCCCTTCGATATTTTGACAGTACCAGCTATGGCGATGTGCTAAGCCGGGTTACCAATGATGTAGATGCTATTGGACAGACTATGAATCAAAGTATTGGTACACTGGTTACCTCCATTACCATGTTTGTCGGTTCATTAATTATGATGTTTTATACAAATTGGATTCTGGCGCTGACTGCAGTACTTGCAAGTGTAATCGGTTTTGCCTTAATGATGATTATTATGGCAAAATCCCAGAAATATTTTACCGCACAGCAGGAAGGACTTGGCAGTGTTAATGGGCATATTGAAGAGATTTATTCCGGTCATAATATCGTTAAGGTATATAACGGTGGAAAAGAAGCAAAAAAGACCTTTGAAGAGATTAATGACAAGTTATATGACAGTGCGTGGAAATCACAGTTCTTATCCGGCTTGATGATGCCGTTAATGCAGTTCATCGGAAATTTCGGTTATGTAGCTGTTTGTGTTGTCGGTGCGGTATTGGCTATGAATGGGAATATTTCTTTTGGTGTAATTGTTGCATTTATGATGTATATCCGTTTGTTTACACAGCCGCTGTCTCAGATGGCACAGGCCGCAAATAATTTACAAAGGACAGCTGCTGCCGGAGAACGTGTTTTTGAGTTCTTAGAAGAAACCGAACTGGAAGACGAGAGCCAGAAGGTGAAGGGATTACAGAATATAAAGGGTGATGTGGAATTTAAGCATGTCAGATTCGGATATGTACCTGAAAAAATTATTATTCATGATTTCTCTGCAAAAGTAAAACCGGGACAGAAGGTTGCAATAGTTGGTCCTACTGGTGCAGGTAAGACTACGATTGTAAATTTACTCATGAGATTTTATGATTTGGATGGTGGTGAGATTCTATTGGATGGAACACCTATCAGTCAGGTACCCAGGGAGAATGTCCATGAACAATTTGGTATGGTATTACAGGACTCCTGGCTTTTTGAAGGCACAATAAAAGAGAATATTGTTTACAGTAAACAGGGAATTACAGATGAACAGGTGGTTAAGGCCTGCAAGACTGTAGGATTGCACCATTTTATCAAAACCATGCCGGATGGATATGATACAGTCCTAAATGATAAAGCCAGTCTGTCGGAAGGACAAAAGCAGCTGATTACCATTGCCCGTGCCATGATACAGAATGCACCTCTTCTTATACTGGATGAAGCAACCAGTTCTGTGGATACCCGTACGGAACGCATTGTACAATCTGCAATGGACCAGTTAACGGCTGGCAGAACTTCCTTTGTTATTGCACACAGGCTTTCTACCATTAAAAATGCAGACTTGATACTTGTGATGAAAGATGGAGATATTATTGAGAGCGGCAGTCACGACGAACTGCTTGCACACAGCGGGTTCTATGCAGAACTTTATAATAGCCAGTTTGAAGTAGCTGTATAAAGAAAAGAGTAAAATGGGTAAAGAGACTATATTCTTTCAATTAAATGAAAGTGTGTAGTCTCTTTCTATTAATATAATAATTTATATACCCAATATAATTCTACGATATATTGGCTGAGTATGGTTTATTGTGTTATAATATGGCTTAGTAAAAAGAACGGTTATTGCGTCTTTAACACCATTCTCATTTTGAATAACAGGCGTCCATTAGTATCCCTAAAGAACACATAAGAAAGGTAGAATTTACTGATGATGAAAGGAATAAGGAATTTATTTAGAGGAAGAGAAGAACAGGAGACAGAGGAAGAAGATAATACTATAGAAAATGGATCCGTTGAAACAATAACTGTTGTATGCGAAAGCTGCGGTGCTCCAAATAAAATAAGCAATAACACTTTTTGTGAGTATTGCGGGTCACCGCTTAGTTATCCTGCAGTTAGTAATACAGCACCCTCTGAGTCAGGTACTAAAACCTCAACTGCTACAAAGCAAGCTTTGGACTTAACAAACTTGGATAAGGAATATTCCTTGTCAACGGGCTTTTATACGGCAGGTATTGATATTCCAATAGGCATCTGTAATGTATCTGCTATTTCAGGAAGCGGTAATATTTCCAGCTCAGATTATGAAATCAATGAAGTATTCGGCACCGAACGTGGGGATGTACATTCTTTCAAAGGGCTGAAATTGTCTAGAGGTGTTATATTGGAGATTTCGGGAAGGCTGACAGTTCAACTAATCTATAAATCAGTGGAAGATAACTTTTCCGGACGTAATTATAATATGTCAGGGGCAAAGGAGTTAACAACCGGAAATTACGTGGCTGGCAGACATTTTCCAGCCGGTGTTTATAATATAGAAGCAGTGTCAGGTTCCGGTAATCTCAGCACGGATGATGTAGGAATTAATGAGGTATTTGGACTTGATGAGGAAGATGTCAGTGAAATAAAGAATGTATATCTGCCGAAGGGTATTAAACTTTCTTTAGAGGGTGACATGTCAATTAAATTGATTCCAGAGTTAAATTGATAAATTAGATAGGAGATTTATAAATAAATTATTATCAAGTATGAGGTGCTGAATGCGGGCAGAAATATTATTACATACGGAAAAAGAGGAGTTTATATCATTCTGCTTAAAGCATAAACATGAAGTAGATGATTCCTTCTTATATGAAAAGGACTTGGAGAACTTTTCTCCGAATGAGGAAAACCCAACATATATTGTGAAAGAAGACGGAAATATCATAGCAGCTGTCTCTCTAATATTGGACGACTATCATAGAAGGGGGAGGAATGGGCGTTTTCGAATCTTTTATTCTGAAGACAAGGAGTTTGATACTTATTCTGTCTTGTTTAAAGAAATATTAAATGGTTTAAAAGAAATTGACAAGCTGTTCTTGTTTGTTCCTCTTGTTAATACTCAGTTATCTGAGAATATGAAAAGTTTACATTTTACAATTGATAGATATGTATATCTCCTTCTGAAAGAAATCAGGCAGCCGGAGAAAATAGAATTACCGGTGGGTTATGGGATTAAAAGTCTTCAGGTTGGTTCAGAGGAAGAGAGTTGGTGCCATATCAGAAATACAGCCTTTTCAGCGCTGAAAGGGAACACGACAACTATTACTGCAGAGATGGTTAGTAAGCAGATAAACAGTCCGGAATACCTGGAAGGCGGCATGTTGTTTTTGATGCATGATAATAGTCCTGTGGGGATTGTCAGAGGTGCTCATGATGATTATGAAGGGGAACCAGCCATGAATATTGGCCCCTTAGCTATCCTTCCGGCATACCAGGGTAAAGGGTTAGGAAAGCAGCTGTTAAGAGCCTCCATTGATTTTGCACAAAAGAGGAATTACAAAAAAGTAATGCTTTGTGTCAATGCAGATAATGAAAAGGCAAAAGAACTGTACTTAAAGGAAGGATTTCTTCAAGTCGAAGGCGTAGCTACCTATGAATATCCTGTAATTTAAGGAAGCAGTGTGATGGGCCGAAAGATAAATACTAGAAATAATAGAAGCCAATAGCCTGACAGCTGATATGCAGCATGTCGAGTTATTGGCTTTTATTTCAAGTATTTTGAGGATACTCTTTCGATCATGGAATATTCCGGAATCTATACTCCATACGCTGTACATAGGTATCTTAGGATTCTATGGTATTCAGGAATCAGTGCTTCCGGATAGCGGTGAGCCGATTTTAAATAAAACCTTAGTTCCTTTGTTTAAAGACTAAATTAATAGTATACATAATGATAGAAAGCAAATAGCGAAATATATTAACATATATTAGAACTATAAAAGTATATTATCAGGAAACCAAGGGGGAGAGTTAATATGATACTTTTTAGAGCATTGATTTCGCCTTTTGCTTCAAAATACCTTCAGGAAAGAAGAAATGCAAAATGGCGGAAAGCCAACCGTCATAACCTGACAACGATAAGCTACAATAGTCCAATGAATCTGATAAAAGTAGGGAAAGGCACCTACGGACATATCAATGCACATTTTTATGGATCGAAGAAGGAAGGACTCAATATTGGAAATTTCTGTTCGATAGCCGGAAATGTAGATTTTGTCCTGGGAGGTGAACATAATTATAAAAGAGCTTCCAATTATCCATATCCGGAACTTACGTACCACACACAATATGATGCCATCTGTAAAGGACCTATTACGGTTGAAGATGATGTATGGATTGGATTTGGAGCAATTATCCTTTCAGGGGTGACCTTAGGAAGGGGATGTGTGGTAGGAGCAGGCAGTGTGGTTGCAAAAGATATACCACCTTATGCAATCTATGCAGGAAATCGCATCCTTAAATATCGTTTTAATCAAGAAATTATAACCAGATTAATGGAAATTGATTTTAATAATGTTAACATTAAGAATTATCAAAAGTATTCACAGAGTGAGATTACTGAAGAAAATGTTAATGCAATTGTAAAATCCATGAGGAAAAAGGAATAACAGGTACTGAATTACCAGAAATCGAAAAATGAAAATAAAATTATTGTAAAAAGTGATGACAACATTTACATTTTATGTTAGTCTATAAATAATTAGTTGGACAATAGATACATAAAATGGTGCTGTTAAGGTATTATTTTAGGAAATATATACATAAAAAGAAGGCAATAAAGAACTTATTAATTTTATAAGCACATCAAAAGGATAGGTTGTATGCTGCACAAGATGATTTCTAAAATATTTTTATCCATGAATTTGTTTACAAAATTAATGATTATGTTATTGCTAATATCGATTCTGCCTATATTCCTCATACAGTTTACGTCCTATAAGATAAGTACGTCTACTATCGAGAAGCAGACAAAAGAACTAATCAGCGCGAATCTTAAACAGTCCAGCAGCAGTGTTTTAAGCTTTTTTCATGTTTATGATAATATAATGCTGGATATCTATACGGATAACAGCTATATTGAGAACTTAAAGTACATCAATGTATGGGATACGAAGAATTATTTTCCTGCTAAACATCAATTAGAGGAAAAACTTGAAAACATCGGGTATGTCTATTCTGAGATACTTGGTATCGCTATCGTAGGTTTGAATGGGGATGCTACCTTTTATGATACCATAACACGTTCAGGTGAAGAGAGTTTTTGTTTTGATGTAAACAATATAAGGACGAATCCAATGTTTAAGGATTCGCTTAAAATAAAGCATGCGATATATTCCAGTACCGTTCATAAGGCAGACATAAATTATGGCAGTAAAAACTTTTTTTACATTGCCCATCAACTCACAGACTTCAATAACTATAAGAATGGTCCGGTGGGCAGTATTATTTTATGTATAGATGAAAATGCACTTCGTAATGTTTATTCACCAGGGATGGATTTTCATTCCAATATAACTTTTCTCATAAATGAAAAAGGAGATATTATATCTTTCCCAATTAAAACTTATATTGGTTTGAATTTATATCAGGAATATGGTGATGAAAGTATAAAAGAGGTCACAAAAAAATTCTTTCAGGATAAGCATTTAATGAATGCGAAACAACTGGAGGTGCATACCAGCAGTATAAAAGACGGAGTATTTACTCTGATTAATGTCCAGAACTTAACATATGCTTTAAAGGATGTCCAGAATATATCAGGGATTATCATATTAATAGGTATCTTATTTGGTATCGTTTGCGTCTTAATTGCAATGTCCTTTGCTGCTGATACGGACAAATCCGTGAAGAAAATCATACATGGAATGAGAAAAGCGGATCAGGGAGATTACGATGTCAGAATAGCTCTGGAGGGAAAGGATGAATTTGCAAGAATCGCTCACCATTTTAATGACATGATAGTACGGATAAAGGAATCCAACAGGCAGGAAAAGGAAGCATTGGTCAGGAAAAAGAATGCGGAAATCAAATCTCTGGAAGCCCAGATTAATCCGCACTTTTTGTATAATACATTGGATGCAATCAATTGGGTTGCGGTTGAGCATGAAGAGTTTCATATCAGTAAACTGCTGATTCATCTGGCCTCCATACTAAGATACAGTATTCAAAGAAGCAATGAGATTGTGACCATCCAAGAAGAACTGGAATATCTGAAAAAGTATATATATTTGCAGCAGGAGCGGTTTTGTTATTCGTTCCAATGTACCATTCATATGGAGGACGGGCTAAAGAATAACAAAATACATAAATTACTGATACAGCCGCTAATCGAAAACACCATTGTTCATGGCTTTCCGGGGGGGATAGGTCATGATGA
It includes:
- a CDS encoding DUF4177 domain-containing protein, which codes for MWEYRTETFDSIFDTKRSLKEKCNAILETCGNEGWELVNFQCVGGAGSMMILVFKRAK
- a CDS encoding MFS transporter, whose protein sequence is MKLQKDKNTDPELLDNEQAEILQHAKKPLFAFFKNFHSDRNFNLFLIAGLFAGVGGGINSSIFNNYLNDIFKLSENTRGFLEVPREAPGFFIMVILAALSFLGDVRIAMFGMAAAGLGMLGLGMLSPTFAFMIIWMMMYSLGTHMVMPVTPSIGMSLSNQESFGARLGTISAFSLSGSIVAYVFIFLGFNFLHITYQTAFITGTVFYLFAAFSMGLMKRGKSETRKVKFIFRKRYTLYYVLSVISGARNQIFMTFAPWVLIKVFGVKPQLFAILGMVVALVSIGTRKLIGKLIDTRGERFVLTVEAVLLFAICLGYAFSARIFSFGVAAVIIAGCYVIDNSMSAVEMARSTYVRKIAVDLADVTPTLSTGVSLQHIASMVIPVFGGLLWAAIGYQAVFIAAAVIAFLNLILSRKITLEV
- a CDS encoding MarR family winged helix-turn-helix transcriptional regulator, which codes for MDYKELAIQFLEKSYQFQKGKHHKPIDGIMHGEIFVVIFIEKTGRSVLPSEISSEMDISTARIAAALNNLEKKGLITRQIDVNDRRKILVDLTADGRELALKHKQMALKATAHMLELLGEEDSKNLIRIMDKLTELMPKFFDYEMKVRMEKE
- a CDS encoding glycosyl hydrolase family 18 protein, with protein sequence MRSHINLICKVFILCLCLIIPSILYMGHKENIEAGTIQLNYSTISLVTGNTKTLYVAGTKSKVSWSSGKRSVAVVSTGGKVTAKASGTAIIYASVAGKKLSCKVIVKEPIKLNYSSITLEKGMAKTLKVTGTTSKVTWTTSKSTVAAVALGGKVTGKSEGTATIYASVSGKRLSSKVTVKPPKVTVTPTPVPTVVPEVNTSLKLVGYYAAWAKYSGFSPDKLDATKLTHINYAFANINSDHKIILGYPDVDAANISQLNQLKQINPKLKTIIAVGGWSWSDQFSDAALTQASRDTFADSAVDFIIKYGFDGIDIDWEYPVSGGLSTNIYRPEDKYNFTLFMKTLREKLDARGLIDGKHYILSFAGGAGKWYANNTQLSELSKYVDYANVMTYDINGIWDSYTGFNSPLYSDAASNSYDSVDTGITSWVNAGFEKNKMIMGIPFYGYVYKSVPNSNNGLNQTFSGGSSISYGNIAANYLNASGYQHFFHSTQRVPWLFNGSTFISYENEQSITEKAGYIKKNGLSGAMVWELSQDPNKILLNALYQGLK
- a CDS encoding glycoside hydrolase family 43 protein, which encodes MQAYLFVHFKEKRTPDGEQVYFALSKDGFHWEEVNDGNPVLWSYYGDKGVRDFTIIRTKAGKFIIMATDLSLSYGMLNQYHNSWAEISRNGSKSLVLWESEDLVHWSAQRMVKLGDENFGCLWAPDIIYDKVQDEYLIHWSSPHSSNNYGDKGIYYSRTKDFTSFTKAELLYQKEDSGVIDSAMYEEKGKYYLFLKSEKNPEKIILMESEIITGPFKKLKEFDKSMEELAQGLYEAPTAVKLEDGRWCLFLDYYGCSAEEQGYVPFLTDTLSSGRFIRSDQSFWFPYGFKHGTILTITMEEYQSLKSLKKKPSEY
- a CDS encoding ABC transporter ATP-binding protein — its product is MLRIFKYLKLKEWLQAAISLIFIITQVWLDLKLPDYMAGITKLVQMPGSKMSDIWEQGIYMLLCAFGSVISAIIVGFFAARIAASFSQRLRSMLFSKVDSFSMEEINRFSTSSLITRSTNDITQIQMLVTMGLQMIIKAPIMAVWAITKIAGKGFEWSLATGAAVLVLVVMIAFIMVFVIPKFKKMQMLTDNLNQVTRENLTGLRVVRAYNAENYQEEKFEKANDELTGTQLYTSRGMAVMMPVMSMIMSGISLAIYWIGAYLIDGAQAMDKLTIFSNMVVFSSYAVQVIMSFMMLIMLFILMPRATVSARRINEVLDTQPTILDGLLTEGNLSLTGEVEFKNVSFRYPGAAEYVLQDVSFSVKKGETIAFIGSTGSGKSTLINLVPRFFDATEGEVLIDGINVKDYKGEALYNKIGYVPQKAVLFRGRVSSNVAYGENGKEPATIEQIKQAVSIAQGSDFVEAMDGGYNADISQGGKNVSGGQKQRLAIARAVSRKPEIYIFDDSFSALDYKTDRVLRSALKKETSGVTSMIIAQRIGTIIDADKIIVLDEGRVVGEGTHKELLTTCQVYKEIAMSQLSEEELA